The following proteins come from a genomic window of Hymenobacter canadensis:
- a CDS encoding glutathionylspermidine synthase family protein, with translation MPLSGDVTPAVRGLGWDWVVEEDCQNYVAREAVQLPEADADALLQAADTLYELLVQSIPDPIPDTLLQLLAVPELLWPAVRHSWNDDRHWHLYGRFDLAQTPEGPKLLEFNADTATSIPETAVVQWASLVAAGQADDDRQANGLFEGLQAQLTEWLQRNPDLPPALLLVHLPDSAEDAANCAVVAEAASEAGFEHVHICSVDAMQVSVAGEERGVWAEQAPEQWQQYGFLFKLVPWEILAAEEPELTADLLQLLQSRDLIIANPAYTMLFQSKGILAWLWQCFPQHPLLLEASLYELPGHSVRKPLLGREGQNVTELNAGQPGQGVEGEFAGQTQVFQRFAQLPQDDRQRFYQAGVFWAGSGCAIGFRRAAGFITNLSEFVPHVVG, from the coding sequence TTGCCGCTTTCCGGTGATGTAACGCCTGCCGTGCGCGGCTTAGGTTGGGATTGGGTGGTGGAAGAAGACTGCCAGAACTACGTGGCCCGCGAAGCCGTGCAGCTCCCCGAAGCCGACGCTGACGCGCTGCTGCAAGCCGCCGATACGCTCTACGAGCTGCTGGTACAATCCATTCCCGACCCCATTCCCGATACGCTGCTGCAGCTGCTGGCCGTTCCGGAGCTGCTCTGGCCCGCTGTGCGCCACTCCTGGAACGACGACCGGCACTGGCACCTCTACGGCCGCTTCGACCTGGCCCAGACGCCCGAAGGTCCCAAGCTGCTCGAATTCAACGCCGACACCGCCACCAGCATCCCCGAAACGGCCGTGGTGCAGTGGGCCAGCCTGGTAGCTGCCGGCCAAGCCGACGATGACCGGCAGGCCAACGGCCTGTTCGAAGGCCTGCAGGCCCAGCTAACCGAGTGGCTGCAGCGCAACCCCGACCTGCCGCCTGCCCTGCTGCTCGTGCACCTGCCCGACAGCGCCGAGGATGCCGCCAACTGCGCCGTGGTGGCCGAGGCGGCTTCGGAGGCCGGCTTCGAGCACGTGCACATCTGCTCCGTCGATGCCATGCAGGTATCAGTAGCAGGGGAGGAGCGGGGCGTGTGGGCCGAGCAGGCTCCGGAGCAATGGCAGCAGTACGGGTTTCTGTTCAAGCTGGTGCCCTGGGAAATTCTGGCTGCCGAAGAGCCCGAGCTGACTGCCGATTTGTTGCAGCTGCTCCAGAGCCGCGACCTTATCATTGCCAACCCGGCCTACACGATGCTTTTCCAGAGCAAAGGCATTCTGGCGTGGCTCTGGCAATGCTTCCCCCAGCACCCGCTGCTTCTGGAAGCGTCTCTGTATGAGCTGCCCGGCCACAGTGTGCGCAAGCCGCTGCTGGGCCGCGAGGGCCAGAACGTCACGGAACTGAATGCCGGCCAGCCCGGGCAGGGCGTAGAAGGCGAGTTTGCCGGGCAGACGCAGGTCTTTCAGCGCTTCGCCCAACTCCCGCAGGATGACCGGCAGCGTTTCTACCAGGCCGGGGTGTTCTGGGCCGGCAGCGGCTGCGCCATTGGCTTCCGCCGGGCCGCCGGCTTCATCACCAACCTGTCGGAGTTTGTGCCGCACGTAGTGGGGTAG
- the hppD gene encoding 4-hydroxyphenylpyruvate dioxygenase, producing the protein MQTMTSPEVQAHPAHDFLPLNGTDYLEFYVGNAKQSAYYYQAAFGFELVAYSGPETGVRDRASYVLQQNKIRFVLTTSLLPDSDITRHVAQHGDGVKVMALWVDDARKSFEETTKRGAKVAFEPYTIEDEHGSVTMAGIYTYGETVHTFVERSNYTGPFLPGFVAKTSGVPQGAPVGLQVVDHCVGNVGWGEMNQWVKFYEDVMGFKLLITFDDDDISTEYSALMSKVVSNGNGFVKFPINEPAEGKKKSQIEEYLDFYHSPGVQHMALITNDIRTTVTELRRRGVEFLQVPATYYDDLLDRVGHIDEDLDSIRNLNLLVDRDEEGYLLQIFTKPVEDRPTVFFEIIQRKGAKSFGKGNFKALFEAIEREQALRGNL; encoded by the coding sequence ATGCAAACGATGACCTCGCCCGAAGTACAGGCCCACCCTGCCCACGACTTTCTGCCCCTCAACGGTACCGACTATCTGGAGTTCTACGTCGGCAATGCCAAGCAGTCGGCCTACTACTACCAAGCCGCTTTCGGCTTCGAGCTGGTGGCCTACTCGGGCCCCGAAACCGGCGTGCGCGACCGGGCCAGCTACGTGTTGCAACAGAATAAAATCCGCTTCGTCCTCACCACGTCCCTGCTGCCCGACTCCGACATCACGCGGCACGTGGCCCAGCACGGCGACGGTGTGAAGGTGATGGCGCTGTGGGTGGACGACGCCCGCAAATCCTTCGAGGAAACCACCAAGCGCGGCGCCAAAGTGGCGTTTGAGCCCTACACCATCGAGGACGAGCACGGCTCCGTGACCATGGCCGGCATCTATACCTATGGCGAAACGGTGCACACGTTTGTGGAGCGCAGCAACTATACCGGGCCGTTTCTGCCGGGCTTCGTGGCCAAAACCAGCGGCGTGCCCCAGGGTGCGCCCGTGGGCCTGCAGGTGGTAGACCACTGCGTGGGCAACGTGGGCTGGGGCGAGATGAACCAGTGGGTGAAGTTCTACGAAGACGTGATGGGCTTTAAGCTGCTGATAACCTTCGACGACGACGACATCAGCACCGAGTATTCGGCGTTGATGAGCAAGGTGGTCAGCAACGGCAACGGCTTCGTGAAATTCCCGATCAACGAGCCCGCCGAAGGCAAGAAGAAAAGCCAGATTGAGGAATACCTCGACTTCTACCACTCGCCCGGCGTGCAGCACATGGCCCTCATCACCAACGATATCCGCACGACCGTAACGGAGTTGCGCCGCCGTGGCGTGGAGTTTCTGCAGGTGCCTGCCACCTACTACGACGACCTGCTGGACCGCGTCGGCCACATCGACGAAGACCTCGACAGTATCCGCAACTTGAACTTGCTGGTAGACCGCGACGAGGAAGGCTACCTGCTCCAGATTTTCACCAAGCCCGTAGAAGACCGCCCGACCGTGTTCTTCGAAATCATCCAGCGCAAAGGCGCCAAGAGCTTCGGCAAAGGCAACTTCAAGGCCCTGTTTGAAGCCATTGAGCGCGAGCAGGCGCTGCGCGGCAACCTGTAG
- a CDS encoding ABC-F family ATP-binding cassette domain-containing protein, with amino-acid sequence MNLLSAENLSKNYADRWLFRDLNFGLLQGQRVAFVGINGTGKTTLMRILAGLEQPDTGLVSTRKGIRVTYLGQQPVFDESLTVEETIFASQNDTLKAIKEYEHVVNDPDHKSDDLQRVLERMDALNAWDYEAQVQQILSRLGILGELLNRNISMLSGGQRKRVALARVLIEEPDVLLLDEPTNHLDLATIEWLENRLSSPSLTLLMVTHDRYFLDSVANEIVELDKGQMYRYQGNYAYFVEKKADREMRETVEVEKARQLFKKELDWMRRMPQARGTKQKARIDAFYITKEKASTNLSKTQVELSVKTTRQGGKIIEASHLNKKFGDNVVLDDFSYVFKKKDRIGLVGPNGAGKSTLLNMLTGKLAPDSGTIEVGQTTVFGYYTQTELEFDPSQRVIDIVKEVAEVVELANGDVLTASQFLSLFLFPPAQQYTLVNKLSGGEKRRLQLLRVLIKNPNFLILDEPTNDLDLGTLNILEDFLLHFSGCLLIVSHDRYFLDQLAEHLFVLEPGGAVLNFPGNYTDYREYLAERETEATLEAEEKAAKAARAAAKTAVAAPAPAPVAAPAPPKRKASFAEKKEYEALEKELAQLETTKQQLIEKLNAGSGSHTELADWAAQLKRTDADLDAKGERWLELAEFI; translated from the coding sequence ATGAATCTGCTTTCCGCTGAGAACCTTTCGAAGAACTATGCCGACCGGTGGCTTTTCCGGGACCTGAATTTTGGCTTGCTGCAGGGCCAGCGCGTGGCCTTTGTGGGCATCAACGGCACCGGCAAAACCACGCTCATGCGCATCCTGGCCGGCCTCGAGCAGCCCGATACCGGCCTGGTGAGCACCCGCAAGGGCATCCGGGTAACGTATCTGGGCCAGCAGCCGGTGTTCGATGAGAGCCTGACGGTAGAAGAAACCATCTTCGCCAGCCAGAACGACACGCTCAAGGCCATCAAGGAGTACGAGCACGTCGTGAACGACCCCGACCACAAGTCCGACGACCTGCAGCGGGTGCTGGAGCGCATGGATGCGCTGAATGCCTGGGACTACGAGGCGCAGGTGCAGCAGATTCTGAGCCGGCTGGGCATTCTGGGCGAGCTGCTTAACCGCAATATCAGCATGCTCTCGGGCGGGCAGCGCAAGCGCGTGGCGTTGGCCCGCGTGCTCATTGAGGAGCCCGACGTGCTGCTGCTTGACGAACCAACCAACCATCTGGACCTGGCCACCATCGAGTGGCTGGAAAACCGCCTGTCGTCGCCGAGCCTGACGCTGCTCATGGTGACCCACGACCGTTACTTCCTCGACAGCGTAGCCAACGAAATTGTGGAGCTCGATAAGGGCCAGATGTACCGCTACCAGGGCAACTACGCCTATTTCGTGGAGAAAAAGGCCGACCGCGAAATGCGGGAAACCGTGGAAGTGGAGAAGGCCCGCCAGCTGTTCAAGAAAGAGCTGGACTGGATGCGGCGCATGCCCCAGGCCCGCGGCACCAAGCAAAAGGCCCGCATCGACGCCTTCTACATCACGAAGGAAAAAGCCAGCACCAACCTGAGCAAGACGCAGGTGGAGCTGAGCGTGAAAACCACCCGCCAGGGCGGCAAAATCATCGAAGCCAGCCACCTGAACAAGAAGTTCGGCGACAATGTGGTGCTCGACGATTTCAGCTACGTCTTCAAAAAGAAAGACCGGATAGGCCTCGTGGGCCCCAACGGCGCGGGCAAATCCACGCTGCTGAACATGCTTACGGGCAAGCTGGCACCCGATTCCGGCACTATTGAGGTGGGCCAGACCACTGTGTTCGGCTACTACACCCAGACCGAGCTGGAATTCGACCCCAGCCAGCGCGTGATTGACATTGTGAAGGAAGTGGCCGAAGTGGTGGAGCTGGCCAACGGCGACGTACTGACGGCCAGCCAGTTCCTGAGCTTGTTCCTGTTTCCGCCGGCCCAGCAGTACACGCTGGTCAATAAGCTGAGCGGGGGCGAAAAGCGCCGGCTGCAGCTGCTGCGCGTGCTCATCAAGAACCCCAACTTCCTGATTCTTGACGAGCCCACCAACGACCTGGACCTGGGCACGCTCAACATCCTCGAAGACTTCCTGCTGCACTTCAGCGGGTGCCTGCTTATCGTCAGCCACGACCGGTACTTCCTCGACCAGCTGGCCGAGCACCTGTTTGTGCTGGAACCCGGCGGTGCTGTCCTCAACTTCCCCGGCAACTACACCGACTACCGCGAGTACCTGGCCGAGCGCGAAACCGAAGCGACCCTGGAAGCCGAAGAAAAAGCCGCTAAAGCAGCCCGTGCCGCGGCCAAAACTGCCGTAGCGGCCCCCGCCCCAGCGCCCGTAGCAGCCCCTGCCCCACCGAAGCGCAAGGCCAGCTTCGCCGAGAAAAAGGAGTACGAAGCCTTGGAAAAGGAACTGGCGCAGCTCGAAACCACCAAGCAGCAACTGATTGAGAAGCTCAACGCCGGCTCCGGCTCCCACACCGAGCTGGCCGACTGGGCCGCGCAGCTCAAGCGCACCGACGCCGACCTCGACGCCAAAGGCGAGCGGTGGCTGGAGCTGGCCGAATTCATCTAG
- a CDS encoding CsgE family curli-type amyloid fiber assembly protein yields MLRQFSLPASVLRVTRKQQRLHQLVSIFFCIWLVLLVCPALAQNERRIPVREGSNAQKTPEVPAKESHASPLPAKKLEEALRMLLQADSSQTQRRQTAGIESQGLVVDQTISKIGRDFYSVFYTTFEAPPGVNEYNITITELPARGNSALVSLAVNDETLLEIPLQPKYDLIEEAAIQAVGLASDYLVEAQRVSNQLERGELKGRETY; encoded by the coding sequence ATGCTACGCCAATTCTCCTTACCGGCATCGGTGCTCCGGGTTACGCGTAAGCAGCAGCGGCTTCATCAACTAGTTAGCATCTTTTTTTGTATCTGGCTGGTGTTGCTAGTGTGCCCGGCGCTGGCCCAGAACGAGCGACGGATTCCGGTGCGGGAAGGTAGTAATGCTCAGAAAACGCCCGAAGTACCTGCGAAAGAATCGCATGCATCACCATTGCCGGCCAAGAAGCTGGAAGAGGCCCTGCGTATGTTGTTGCAGGCCGACTCCTCCCAGACGCAACGTCGCCAAACTGCCGGAATAGAATCACAAGGCCTGGTTGTCGACCAGACAATATCCAAGATTGGTCGTGACTTCTATAGCGTGTTCTATACCACCTTCGAAGCCCCACCAGGCGTCAACGAATACAACATCACCATCACGGAACTGCCGGCTCGTGGAAACAGTGCTTTGGTGTCGCTTGCCGTGAATGATGAGACGCTACTCGAAATACCCTTGCAGCCTAAGTACGACCTGATAGAAGAAGCTGCCATCCAAGCCGTAGGGTTGGCCAGCGACTATCTGGTGGAAGCCCAGCGCGTGAGTAATCAATTGGAGCGCGGCGAACTAAAGGGCCGAGAAACCTACTGA
- a CDS encoding helix-turn-helix domain-containing protein, whose amino-acid sequence MQFHQFAPPKQLQTHVRFLWALDAPGTGPNLLRTIADGCPGLVFQQAAPGSIRDETNKPWPTLLLYGQATKPSTVHAPGPFRMVGACFHPSAVPALFDVRADELTDTCLDADLLPTTHRSLCQQLLGSSSPTAQTNLLAAHLLARLRTAHHPPDAGVQQALACILGSQGTVSLPQLRQQMQLSERSLQRRFKYHVGVSPKLFSRICRFQASLAQLRAAHYEKLSDLAFEHDYADQSHYIRTFREFTGISPQQYRRQTRDALENFSELA is encoded by the coding sequence ATGCAGTTTCATCAGTTTGCTCCACCCAAACAGCTTCAAACCCACGTCCGGTTTTTATGGGCGCTGGATGCCCCCGGCACCGGGCCCAACCTGCTGCGCACAATTGCCGACGGTTGCCCCGGCCTGGTGTTTCAGCAAGCCGCGCCCGGCAGCATCCGCGACGAAACCAATAAACCCTGGCCCACGCTGCTGCTCTACGGCCAGGCCACCAAGCCCAGCACCGTGCACGCCCCCGGCCCCTTCCGGATGGTGGGCGCCTGCTTCCACCCCAGCGCCGTGCCGGCCCTGTTTGATGTGCGGGCCGACGAACTGACTGACACGTGCCTGGACGCCGATCTGCTGCCCACCACCCACCGTTCCCTGTGCCAGCAATTGCTGGGAAGCTCCTCGCCCACTGCGCAAACCAACCTGCTGGCGGCGCATCTGCTGGCCCGGCTCCGCACAGCCCACCACCCGCCCGATGCCGGGGTGCAGCAGGCGCTGGCTTGTATTCTGGGTTCGCAGGGCACTGTTTCCTTGCCGCAGCTGCGGCAGCAGATGCAGCTTTCGGAGCGAAGCCTGCAGCGCCGGTTCAAGTACCACGTAGGCGTTTCGCCCAAGCTATTCTCCCGCATCTGCCGCTTTCAGGCCAGCCTGGCCCAGTTGCGCGCGGCCCACTACGAGAAGCTGTCCGACCTGGCATTTGAACACGACTACGCCGACCAGTCGCACTATATCCGCACCTTCAGGGAGTTCACCGGCATTTCGCCCCAGCAATACCGCCGGCAAACCCGCGACGCCCTGGAAAACTTTTCGGAGTTGGCGTAA
- a CDS encoding DUF1772 domain-containing protein, whose translation MQTNSIILGAATGTTGLIAGLFYGFSVAINPAFARLPDASYIAAMQNINLIIQNPVFGLSFFGAPLLLPAAALAYRRVGVRQFRFLAVASAVYLAGSFGVTILANIPLNEQLAAFPLHTASDSQAADARMHFARPWNRWHTVRTVASTIALTLAIAACLVPKPALLHQAS comes from the coding sequence ATGCAGACTAATTCCATCATTCTTGGGGCAGCTACGGGCACTACGGGCCTGATAGCCGGCTTATTCTACGGCTTTTCCGTGGCAATAAACCCTGCTTTTGCGCGCCTGCCAGATGCCTCATATATCGCTGCTATGCAGAATATCAACCTCATCATTCAGAATCCGGTGTTCGGGCTCAGCTTTTTTGGGGCGCCGCTGTTGCTTCCGGCAGCAGCGCTAGCCTACCGGCGTGTCGGGGTGCGGCAGTTTCGCTTCTTAGCGGTAGCTTCAGCCGTTTATCTGGCGGGCAGTTTTGGCGTGACGATACTGGCTAACATTCCGCTAAATGAACAGCTTGCGGCCTTCCCGCTGCACACGGCCTCTGATAGCCAGGCAGCTGACGCCCGGATGCACTTCGCCCGGCCTTGGAACCGTTGGCATACGGTGCGCACTGTTGCCAGCACTATAGCGTTAACTCTCGCTATTGCGGCTTGCCTGGTCCCAAAGCCTGCTCTCCTTCACCAGGCGTCGTAG
- a CDS encoding DUF952 domain-containing protein, with product MLYRIAEPADWQHAQQTGSFASPDLMLEGFIHCSELHQVLETARRYYAHRSDLWLLELDEEAMAAAGLRIEREWVESRQQHFAHVFGPIPLAVVRRVWQFGTNAAGEAALPTDL from the coding sequence ATGCTCTACCGAATTGCCGAACCCGCCGACTGGCAGCATGCCCAGCAAACCGGCTCTTTCGCCAGCCCCGACCTGATGCTGGAAGGATTCATTCACTGCTCGGAGCTACATCAGGTGCTGGAAACGGCCCGCCGCTACTATGCCCACCGCTCCGACCTGTGGCTGCTGGAGCTGGATGAAGAGGCAATGGCAGCGGCCGGCTTGCGCATAGAACGGGAGTGGGTGGAGAGCCGGCAGCAGCATTTTGCCCACGTTTTCGGGCCCATCCCGCTGGCGGTGGTGCGGCGGGTGTGGCAGTTTGGCACAAATGCTGCGGGAGAAGCTGCGCTGCCCACCGATCTGTAG
- a CDS encoding phospho-sugar mutase, whose amino-acid sequence MALTPEIQQRISTWLTPHYDADTQTEIRQLQTDNQDDFLSDAFYRNLEFGTGGLRGIMGAGSNRMNRYTLGMATQGLSNYLLQQFAGQEIKVAVAHDSRNNSRAFAELVAGIFSANGITVYLFEALRPTPELSFTIRHLGCQSGCVITASHNPKEYNGFKVYWKDGAQVVAPHDKNIIREVEAIQGVEEVKFQADTTRIHSIGAEVDAAYLAKVKELSINPAAIQRQHDLKIVFTPIHGTGITLVPQALAQLGFTNVSVVEAQATPDGNFPTVLSPNPEEQVAMQMALDQAKALDADIVLATDPDADRVGIAVKNTRGEWVLVNGNQTAALLTYYVLSARQQAGKKTDKDFIVYTIVTSEVLGDIARSYDVQSYQTLTGFKYIAGLIRELEGEANYVGGGEESYGYMLGNFVRDKDAVSACALLAEMAAVAKDNGHSLYEEMTRMYAQYGLYKEHLISLTKKGQRGAEEIQEMMAGLRATPPATIAGQPVVELRDYKTGLIRDLRTNLETPTGLESSNVLQFILEDGSKISARPSGTEPKIKFYFSVRHPLKSHVDFELAERQAQEKIQAIIEDMQLK is encoded by the coding sequence ATGGCCCTCACCCCCGAAATTCAGCAACGCATCAGCACTTGGCTCACCCCACACTACGACGCCGATACTCAGACGGAAATTCGGCAGCTGCAGACTGATAACCAGGACGATTTCCTGTCGGATGCTTTCTACCGCAACCTGGAATTTGGCACCGGCGGCCTGCGGGGTATTATGGGCGCGGGCTCCAACCGCATGAACCGCTACACGCTGGGCATGGCCACCCAGGGGTTGAGCAACTACCTGCTCCAGCAGTTTGCAGGGCAGGAAATCAAAGTGGCCGTGGCCCACGACTCGCGCAACAACAGCCGCGCCTTTGCCGAGCTGGTGGCGGGCATTTTCTCGGCCAATGGCATTACGGTGTACCTGTTTGAGGCGCTGCGGCCCACGCCGGAGCTGTCGTTCACGATCCGGCACCTGGGCTGCCAGAGCGGCTGCGTTATCACGGCTTCGCACAACCCCAAGGAGTACAACGGCTTCAAGGTGTACTGGAAAGATGGCGCCCAGGTGGTAGCCCCGCACGACAAGAACATTATCCGGGAAGTGGAAGCCATCCAGGGCGTGGAAGAAGTGAAATTCCAAGCCGATACCACGCGCATTCACAGCATCGGGGCCGAGGTGGATGCCGCCTACCTGGCTAAGGTGAAGGAACTGAGCATCAACCCCGCCGCCATCCAGCGTCAGCACGACCTGAAAATCGTATTCACGCCGATTCATGGCACCGGCATCACGCTGGTGCCGCAGGCGCTGGCGCAGCTGGGCTTCACCAACGTATCGGTGGTAGAAGCCCAAGCCACCCCCGACGGCAACTTCCCCACGGTGCTGTCGCCCAACCCCGAGGAGCAGGTAGCTATGCAGATGGCCCTCGACCAGGCCAAAGCCCTCGACGCCGACATCGTGCTGGCCACCGACCCCGATGCCGACCGGGTGGGCATTGCGGTGAAGAACACGCGCGGCGAATGGGTGCTGGTGAACGGCAACCAGACGGCCGCCCTGCTGACCTATTACGTGCTGTCGGCGCGGCAGCAGGCCGGCAAAAAAACCGACAAGGACTTCATTGTGTACACTATCGTGACCAGCGAAGTACTCGGCGACATTGCCCGCTCCTACGACGTGCAGAGCTACCAGACGCTCACCGGCTTCAAGTACATAGCCGGCCTGATCCGGGAGTTGGAAGGCGAGGCCAACTACGTGGGTGGCGGCGAGGAAAGCTACGGCTACATGCTCGGCAACTTCGTGCGCGATAAGGACGCCGTATCGGCCTGCGCCCTGCTGGCCGAAATGGCCGCCGTGGCCAAAGACAACGGCCACTCGCTCTACGAGGAGATGACGCGCATGTACGCCCAGTACGGCCTGTATAAAGAGCACTTGATTTCGCTCACCAAAAAAGGCCAGCGCGGCGCCGAGGAAATTCAGGAAATGATGGCCGGCCTGCGCGCCACGCCGCCCGCCACCATTGCCGGCCAGCCCGTGGTAGAGCTGCGCGACTACAAAACCGGCCTCATCCGGGACTTGCGCACCAACCTGGAAACGCCCACCGGCCTGGAAAGCAGCAACGTATTGCAGTTCATCCTGGAAGACGGCAGCAAGATTTCGGCCCGTCCTTCGGGCACCGAGCCAAAAATCAAGTTCTACTTCAGCGTGCGGCATCCGCTCAAGTCGCACGTCGATTTCGAACTGGCCGAACGCCAGGCCCAGGAGAAAATTCAGGCCATCATCGAAGACATGCAGCTGAAGTAA
- the murI gene encoding glutamate racemase, with protein MNPDLSSRPIGVFDSGIGGLTVARAVAHALPHERLIYFGDTAHLPYGDKSTAAIQAYSVKICDLLLRQQCKVILIACNSASAAAYELVREYVGSKARVLNVIDPIVAHVGQAYAGRTVGLIGTKQTVNSNVYRKKIDELDAAVQLQSLATPLLAPMIEEGFFDNSIAGNIIESYLTNPALDGIEALVLACTHYPLIKKQIMDFYQGRTAVLDASDVVAAHVQRYLQEHQLAAQPGSASPVHHFYVSDFTRSFEESTRIFFGQEVHLEHYPLWE; from the coding sequence ATGAACCCAGACCTTTCCAGCCGTCCCATCGGCGTATTCGACAGCGGCATCGGGGGGCTCACCGTGGCCCGGGCGGTGGCCCACGCGCTGCCCCACGAGCGGCTGATTTATTTCGGTGACACCGCCCACCTGCCCTACGGCGACAAAAGCACGGCTGCCATCCAGGCTTACAGCGTCAAAATATGCGACTTACTGCTCAGGCAGCAGTGCAAAGTCATTCTCATTGCCTGCAACTCGGCTTCGGCGGCGGCCTACGAGCTGGTGCGCGAATACGTGGGCTCCAAGGCGCGGGTGCTCAACGTCATCGACCCCATTGTGGCCCACGTGGGGCAGGCCTACGCCGGCCGTACCGTGGGCCTGATTGGCACCAAGCAAACGGTGAACAGCAACGTGTACCGCAAAAAGATTGACGAGCTGGATGCCGCAGTGCAGCTGCAGAGCCTAGCCACGCCGCTGCTGGCCCCGATGATTGAGGAAGGGTTCTTCGACAACAGCATCGCCGGCAACATCATCGAAAGCTACCTGACCAACCCCGCCCTGGACGGGATAGAGGCGCTGGTGCTGGCCTGCACGCACTATCCGCTCATCAAAAAACAGATTATGGACTTCTACCAGGGCCGCACGGCGGTTCTTGATGCGTCCGACGTGGTGGCGGCGCACGTGCAGCGCTACCTGCAGGAGCACCAGTTGGCCGCGCAGCCCGGTAGTGCGTCCCCCGTGCACCACTTCTACGTTTCCGATTTCACTCGGTCGTTTGAGGAAAGCACGCGTATATTTTTCGGGCAGGAAGTGCATCTGGAGCACTATCCGCTGTGGGAGTAG
- a CDS encoding NAD(P)-dependent oxidoreductase, translating into MQLLIFGATGGTGRQLVVQALAAGHTVTAFARSSAKVATQHPNLRVVQGDVLSYPAVLAAMAGQDAVLSALGAPARQKDDLRSAGTRNILQAMEATGVRRFICLTTMGIGDSKALLPFSYKYLLVPLLLRHAFADSELQEQYIRQSPVEWTIARPATLTNGARTGHYRHGFPATERGLKISISRADVADFMLQQLHETKYLRQTPCLSY; encoded by the coding sequence ATGCAACTCCTCATCTTCGGCGCCACCGGCGGCACAGGCCGCCAGCTGGTAGTACAGGCCCTTGCCGCGGGCCATACCGTCACGGCCTTTGCCCGCTCATCGGCCAAGGTAGCCACCCAGCACCCCAACCTACGCGTCGTGCAGGGCGACGTACTTTCCTATCCGGCAGTGCTGGCTGCCATGGCCGGGCAAGACGCCGTGCTGTCGGCGCTAGGGGCCCCAGCCCGACAGAAAGACGATTTGCGCTCGGCCGGCACCCGCAATATTCTGCAGGCCATGGAGGCCACCGGCGTGCGCCGCTTCATCTGCCTGACCACCATGGGCATCGGCGACAGCAAAGCTCTGTTGCCCTTCTCCTACAAGTACCTCCTTGTGCCGCTGCTGCTGCGCCACGCCTTTGCCGATTCGGAGCTGCAGGAGCAGTACATCCGGCAAAGCCCCGTCGAGTGGACTATTGCCCGGCCAGCCACGCTCACTAACGGCGCCCGCACCGGCCACTACCGGCACGGCTTCCCGGCCACAGAACGGGGCCTGAAAATCAGCATCTCCCGCGCCGATGTGGCGGATTTCATGCTCCAGCAGCTGCACGAAACAAAGTACCTGCGCCAAACGCCGTGTCTTTCTTACTAA